In Pseudomonas fluorescens, a genomic segment contains:
- a CDS encoding ABC transporter permease, with amino-acid sequence MQQGAQVNTSINSVDTRRLRLNLAQLVRSPAFYPFVGLVVVTLVMILASDTFLTASNLSNIARQVSINAIIAVGMTCVILTGGIDLSVGPVMALSGTLTAGLMVAGLPPGLAIGAGMLVGVAFGIGNGLFVAYLHMPPIIVTLATMGIARGLGLMYTDGYPISGLPEWFGFFGRQSLFGIEVPILIMLITYFAAYVLLQHTRIGRYIYAIGGNEEAVRLSGVRAARFKLLVYAISGLTAAIAGLVLTSRLMSGQPNAGVSFELDAIAAVVLGGASIAGGRGVIVGTLLGAMLLGVLNNGLNMLGVSPYVQSVIKGGIILLAIFISRQRHR; translated from the coding sequence ATGCAACAGGGGGCTCAAGTGAATACGTCCATTAACAGCGTCGACACCCGCCGACTGCGCCTGAACCTGGCGCAGCTGGTGCGCTCGCCGGCGTTCTATCCCTTCGTGGGGCTGGTGGTGGTGACCCTGGTGATGATCCTGGCCAGCGACACCTTCCTCACGGCCAGCAACCTGTCGAATATCGCTCGCCAGGTGTCGATCAACGCGATTATCGCGGTGGGCATGACCTGCGTGATCCTCACTGGCGGTATCGATTTGTCGGTGGGGCCGGTGATGGCCTTGTCCGGCACCCTGACCGCCGGCCTGATGGTCGCGGGGCTGCCGCCGGGCCTGGCGATTGGCGCCGGCATGCTGGTCGGCGTGGCCTTCGGTATCGGCAACGGACTGTTCGTGGCCTACCTGCACATGCCGCCGATCATCGTGACCCTGGCGACCATGGGCATCGCCCGTGGCCTGGGCCTGATGTACACCGATGGCTACCCGATTTCCGGGCTGCCGGAGTGGTTCGGCTTCTTCGGTCGCCAGAGCCTGTTCGGCATCGAAGTGCCGATCCTGATCATGCTGATCACCTACTTTGCCGCCTATGTGCTGCTGCAACACACGCGCATCGGCCGCTACATCTACGCCATCGGTGGCAATGAAGAAGCCGTGCGCTTGTCCGGGGTGCGCGCGGCGCGCTTCAAGTTGCTGGTGTACGCCATCAGCGGGCTGACGGCCGCGATTGCCGGGCTGGTGCTTACCTCGCGCCTGATGAGCGGCCAGCCGAATGCGGGGGTCTCGTTCGAGCTGGATGCGATCGCCGCCGTGGTGCTGGGCGGTGCGTCGATTGCCGGTGGGCGCGGGGTGATCGTCGGCACGTTGCTCGGCGCGATGCTGCTCGGCGTACTGAATAACGGACTGAACATGCTTGGCGTCTCGCCTTACGTCCAGAGCGTGATCAAGGGCGGGATCATTTTGCTGGCGATCTTTATCAGCCGTCAGCGCCATCGATAA
- a CDS encoding alcohol dehydrogenase catalytic domain-containing protein, with the protein MEKHTHMQAVVCHGPKDYRLERIGKPQARPNELVIRIAACGICASDCKCHSGAAMFWGGDNPWVKAPVVPGHEFFGYVVEVGEGAEEHFEVSVGDKVIAEQIVPCGKCRFCKSGKYWMCEVHNIFGFQREVAEGGMAQYMRIPKTAIVHKIPESVSLEDSALVEPMACSIHTVNRGDLQLDDVVVIAGAGTLGLCMVQVAALKTPKKLVVIDMVDERLELAKTFGADVVINPSRDNAREIINSLTDNYGCDVYIETTGVPAGVTQGLDLIRKLGRFVEFSVFGAETSVDWSIIGDRKELDVRGAHLGPYCYPIAIDLFERGLVTSQGIVTHDFPLDDFAEAFELANSTKSIKVLLKPVV; encoded by the coding sequence ATGGAAAAGCACACTCATATGCAAGCCGTCGTCTGCCACGGCCCGAAAGACTATCGCCTGGAACGCATCGGCAAACCCCAGGCGCGCCCCAATGAACTGGTGATTCGCATCGCCGCCTGCGGCATCTGCGCCAGTGACTGCAAGTGCCACTCCGGCGCGGCCATGTTCTGGGGCGGCGACAACCCTTGGGTCAAGGCGCCGGTGGTGCCGGGCCATGAATTTTTTGGCTATGTGGTCGAGGTGGGCGAGGGTGCCGAGGAGCACTTCGAGGTCTCCGTCGGCGACAAGGTGATCGCCGAGCAGATCGTGCCCTGTGGCAAGTGCCGCTTCTGCAAGTCGGGCAAGTACTGGATGTGCGAAGTGCATAACATCTTCGGCTTCCAGCGCGAAGTGGCCGAAGGCGGCATGGCCCAGTACATGCGCATCCCCAAGACCGCCATCGTGCACAAGATTCCCGAGTCGGTGTCCCTGGAGGATTCCGCGCTGGTGGAACCGATGGCCTGCTCGATCCACACCGTGAACCGTGGGGACCTCCAGCTTGATGACGTGGTGGTGATCGCCGGCGCCGGTACCCTGGGCCTGTGCATGGTCCAGGTCGCCGCGTTGAAAACCCCGAAGAAACTGGTGGTGATCGACATGGTCGACGAGCGCCTGGAACTGGCGAAAACATTCGGTGCTGATGTGGTGATCAACCCGTCCCGTGACAACGCCCGCGAGATCATCAACAGCCTGACCGACAACTACGGCTGCGACGTGTACATCGAGACCACCGGCGTCCCGGCCGGCGTGACCCAGGGCCTGGACCTGATCCGCAAGCTCGGGCGGTTTGTCGAGTTCAGCGTGTTTGGTGCCGAGACCAGCGTCGATTGGTCGATCATCGGTGACCGCAAGGAGCTGGACGTACGCGGCGCCCACCTGGGGCCGTATTGCTACCCGATCGCCATCGACCTGTTCGAGCGTGGCCTGGTCACCTCCCAAGGCATCGTCACCCACGACTTCCCGCTGGACGATTTTGCCGAAGCCTTCGAATTGGCCAACTCGACCAAGTCGATCAAGGTGCTGTTGAAGCCGGTGGTTTGA
- a CDS encoding FGGY-family carbohydrate kinase, translating into MNYVMGVDIGTQSTKALLVDAQGTIIAQHSQGYRVDTPKVRWAEQWPQVWLDAVEACVAQCMAKAGVAKEQVKALCISSLYGGSGIAVDAQITPLHPCLIWMDRRAGEQVAWVREHVDLERLYAVTGNSVDSYYGFTKMLWLKQHQPEVWADTRYLLPPNSYINWCLTGELAVDHSSAGNMGGVYDVAQRGWSQEMLAALGIPLAMMPERLVYSGEVVGELRDAWATRLGLAAGMPVLAGGVDAAMATLAAGVTQPGNHVAMIGTSMCWGYLNQQVDAHHGLVSFPHVYNGQRDLYIFGGAITAGASVSWFREQFCQAEEQQARATGQDSLVLLEERAMKIPAGSEGLLFLPYLMGERSPVWDDRASGSFVGLNLYHSRIHLYRAVLEGVSFALRHNIEAGTRGAHSLDPRLIVVGGASHSDLWMQIIADVTRYPVYTIVQEVEAALGAALLAAHTVGLVSDGEMAKGWVQLQLRAEPKVENVEAYDRAFAEYLKLYPALKPVMHCLQAH; encoded by the coding sequence ATGAACTACGTGATGGGCGTCGACATTGGAACCCAGAGTACCAAGGCGCTGCTGGTGGATGCTCAAGGCACGATCATCGCCCAGCACAGCCAGGGGTATCGCGTGGATACCCCGAAAGTGCGCTGGGCCGAGCAGTGGCCACAGGTGTGGTTGGACGCGGTCGAGGCCTGCGTTGCGCAGTGCATGGCCAAGGCCGGGGTTGCGAAAGAACAGGTCAAGGCCCTGTGTATCAGCAGCCTGTACGGTGGTTCGGGGATTGCGGTGGATGCGCAGATCACGCCGCTGCACCCCTGCCTGATCTGGATGGACCGGCGTGCCGGCGAGCAGGTGGCGTGGGTGCGTGAGCACGTTGATTTGGAGCGTCTGTACGCGGTCACCGGCAATTCGGTAGACAGCTACTACGGCTTCACCAAGATGCTCTGGCTCAAGCAGCACCAGCCCGAAGTGTGGGCTGACACCCGTTACTTGCTGCCGCCCAACAGCTATATCAACTGGTGCCTGACCGGTGAACTGGCGGTGGACCATAGCAGCGCCGGCAACATGGGCGGGGTGTACGACGTGGCGCAGCGGGGCTGGTCGCAGGAGATGCTTGCCGCGCTGGGTATCCCCCTGGCGATGATGCCCGAACGGTTGGTGTATTCCGGCGAAGTGGTCGGCGAACTGCGGGACGCCTGGGCCACGCGATTGGGCTTGGCGGCCGGCATGCCGGTCCTCGCCGGCGGGGTGGATGCGGCCATGGCAACCCTGGCCGCTGGGGTGACACAGCCGGGCAACCACGTGGCGATGATCGGCACCAGCATGTGCTGGGGCTATCTGAACCAGCAGGTGGATGCGCACCACGGCCTGGTGAGTTTTCCCCATGTCTACAACGGCCAACGCGACCTGTACATCTTCGGCGGCGCAATCACCGCCGGGGCGTCGGTCAGCTGGTTTCGCGAGCAGTTCTGCCAGGCCGAGGAGCAACAGGCCCGGGCCACCGGCCAGGACAGCCTGGTATTGCTGGAAGAACGCGCGATGAAGATCCCGGCGGGCAGTGAAGGCTTGCTGTTTTTGCCCTACCTGATGGGCGAACGCAGCCCGGTCTGGGACGACCGCGCCAGTGGCAGTTTTGTCGGGCTCAACCTGTACCACAGCCGCATTCACCTGTACCGCGCGGTCCTGGAAGGGGTGAGTTTCGCCCTACGCCACAACATCGAGGCCGGCACCCGTGGCGCGCATTCCCTGGACCCGCGCTTGATTGTGGTGGGTGGGGCGAGCCATTCGGATTTGTGGATGCAGATCATCGCGGACGTCACGCGCTACCCGGTGTACACCATCGTCCAGGAAGTGGAAGCGGCCCTCGGCGCGGCGTTGCTGGCGGCGCATACGGTGGGGTTGGTGAGTGATGGGGAGATGGCGAAGGGGTGGGTGCAACTGCAATTGCGGGCGGAGCCGAAGGTGGAAAACGTCGAGGCCTATGACCGCGCGTTCGCCGAGTACCTGAAGCTGTATCCCGCCTTGAAGCCCGTCATGCACTGCCTGCAAGCCCACTGA
- a CDS encoding TetR/AcrR family transcriptional regulator encodes MTEPAPKTRRAPKGEKRREELLDAALQVFSLEGYSGASVAKVAAIVGISVAGVLHHFPSKISLLMGVLQRRDEVNQRIADEVRAEKSLTGLLGSLRAINRSNATAPGVVRAFTILNAESLLDTQPAWAWFQARYAAIQQRMQGQFADLVAAGEVRSDVDIAGLVEEILAMMDGLQIQWLRFPEQVDLVARFDSYIARVEAAIRT; translated from the coding sequence ATGACCGAGCCTGCCCCCAAGACCCGCCGCGCGCCCAAAGGTGAAAAACGCCGCGAAGAGCTGTTGGACGCGGCCTTGCAGGTGTTTTCCCTGGAGGGTTACAGCGGCGCTTCGGTGGCCAAGGTGGCGGCCATCGTCGGTATTTCCGTGGCCGGTGTGCTGCATCACTTCCCCAGCAAAATTTCATTATTGATGGGCGTGTTGCAACGTCGCGACGAGGTCAATCAACGGATTGCCGATGAAGTGCGCGCGGAAAAGTCGTTGACCGGGTTGCTCGGCAGCCTGCGCGCGATCAACCGTTCGAACGCCACCGCGCCGGGCGTGGTGCGCGCGTTTACCATCTTGAATGCCGAAAGCCTGCTCGACACCCAACCGGCCTGGGCCTGGTTCCAGGCGCGCTATGCGGCGATTCAGCAACGTATGCAGGGGCAGTTTGCCGACCTGGTCGCAGCGGGGGAGGTGCGCAGCGATGTGGACATCGCCGGGCTGGTGGAAGAAATCCTGGCCATGATGGACGGCTTGCAGATCCAGTGGCTGCGCTTTCCGGAGCAGGTGGACCTGGTGGCGCGGTTTGACAGCTACATCGCGCGGGTCGAGGCAGCCATCAGAACTTGA
- a CDS encoding glutathione S-transferase family protein, translated as MIIVHHLNNSRSQRILWLLEELGLPYEIKRYQRDPKTNLAPPELKAIHPLGKSPVIEDGSRVVIESAAIIDYLIRRHGEGRLQPDPATATYDEYVQWLHFAEGSAMLPLMLNLYVGRLGEAGAPLHPRIESEVANYLGYLNDALGNSPYLVGDTLSGADIQMSFIGEIAKAQGKLQAYPNLAAWVQRFQARPAYRQALEQGGAYAFAK; from the coding sequence ATGATCATTGTCCACCACCTCAACAACTCGCGCTCGCAGCGCATTCTATGGCTGCTCGAAGAGCTCGGCCTGCCCTACGAGATCAAGCGCTACCAGCGCGACCCGAAAACCAATCTTGCGCCACCGGAGCTCAAGGCCATTCATCCGCTGGGCAAATCCCCGGTGATTGAAGACGGCTCCCGCGTGGTGATCGAGTCCGCCGCGATCATCGACTACCTGATCCGCCGCCATGGCGAAGGCCGCCTGCAGCCAGACCCGGCGACCGCCACCTATGACGAGTACGTGCAGTGGCTGCACTTCGCCGAAGGTTCGGCCATGTTGCCGTTGATGCTCAACCTGTACGTCGGGCGCCTGGGGGAAGCCGGTGCGCCGTTGCATCCGCGTATCGAGTCCGAGGTGGCCAATTACCTGGGTTATCTGAACGACGCCCTGGGCAACTCTCCATATCTGGTGGGTGACACGTTGAGCGGCGCGGATATCCAGATGAGCTTTATCGGCGAGATTGCCAAGGCCCAGGGCAAGTTGCAGGCCTACCCGAACCTGGCCGCCTGGGTGCAGCGGTTCCAGGCGCGCCCCGCGTATCGCCAGGCGTTGGAACAGGGCGGAGCGTATGCGTTTGCGAAGTGA
- a CDS encoding BPL-N domain-containing protein — protein sequence MKSYAIAAALLAFATVSAHAATPLTHVAIYRGPAGCEDCSESVKRALLRLDPTYQIDFVGADEPIDITAQTLARYDLYVQPGGGQDIPAALDSLGDARVEAIRNYVAQGGRYLGLCMGAYLADENNLGLIPQALDSEVGRPGFEVTTLDDAAVRVTWAGKPDHVFYQDGPYFPTPRTTTRYKTLATYHNGDVAAARYAYEKGVVVLSGPHPEAGQAWFESADIPWNKRPRGELFAALIHSVEE from the coding sequence ATGAAGTCGTACGCTATCGCCGCCGCGTTACTGGCGTTTGCCACAGTGTCGGCGCACGCCGCCACACCCCTCACCCATGTGGCGATCTACCGCGGCCCGGCGGGCTGCGAGGACTGTTCGGAAAGCGTGAAAAGGGCACTGCTGCGTCTCGACCCGACTTACCAGATCGACTTCGTCGGCGCCGACGAACCGATCGACATCACCGCGCAAACCCTCGCCCGCTACGATCTCTATGTGCAACCCGGCGGCGGCCAGGACATTCCCGCCGCCCTCGACAGCCTGGGCGATGCTCGCGTCGAGGCCATTCGCAATTATGTCGCCCAGGGTGGTCGTTACCTGGGCTTGTGCATGGGCGCCTACCTGGCGGACGAAAACAACTTAGGCCTGATCCCTCAGGCCCTCGACAGCGAAGTCGGCCGCCCAGGCTTTGAAGTGACCACCCTCGACGACGCGGCGGTTCGCGTCACCTGGGCGGGCAAGCCGGACCACGTCTTCTATCAGGATGGCCCTTACTTCCCCACACCCCGCACGACCACACGCTATAAAACCCTCGCGACCTACCATAACGGCGACGTCGCCGCGGCGCGTTATGCCTATGAAAAAGGCGTGGTGGTACTGAGCGGCCCCCATCCGGAAGCCGGGCAGGCGTGGTTTGAAAGTGCCGATATCCCGTGGAACAAGAGGCCGCGTGGCGAGCTGTTTGCGGCGTTGATACACAGTGTTGAAGAGTAG
- a CDS encoding cupin domain-containing protein: protein MAQSQHPTQPVNLTQKASLINEQWSPRVVAEMNDYQFKVVRIEGEFIWHSHPETDEAFLVLEGTLRIDLPEGPVYVAPGELYVVPRGVEHRTAAEGEAKLMMIEPRGILNTGHEGGERTATNDLWI, encoded by the coding sequence ATGGCCCAGTCACAGCACCCAACACAACCTGTAAACCTCACGCAAAAAGCTTCGCTCATCAACGAGCAATGGAGCCCGAGGGTCGTCGCCGAGATGAACGACTACCAGTTCAAGGTGGTGCGTATCGAAGGAGAATTCATCTGGCACTCGCATCCGGAAACCGACGAGGCGTTTCTTGTGCTTGAAGGGACGCTGCGTATCGACCTTCCGGAAGGCCCCGTGTACGTGGCGCCGGGTGAACTGTATGTGGTCCCCCGTGGCGTCGAGCATCGGACGGCCGCCGAAGGTGAAGCCAAGCTGATGATGATCGAACCGCGCGGCATTCTGAACACTGGCCATGAAGGCGGAGAGCGTACTGCCACGAATGATCTGTGGATCTGA
- the chrA gene encoding chromate efflux transporter — protein sequence MAHSPTDRPTRIWGVFLIFLRLGLTSFGGPVAHLGYFRHEFVTRRGWLSERSYGDLVALCQFLPGPASSQVGIALGLSRAGYGGALAAWLGFTLPSAVVLILFALGIAQHSTAIPPGALHGLKVVAVAVVAQAVWGMARNLCTDAPRITLMLLAACVALLQSSAWGQVGVISAAAVAGLLLFKPTPPAAHDALPVTISRRAGAMWLSLFVLVLAGLPILAHWLPNPGLALTDAFYRTGALVFGGGHVVLPLLQAEVVPTGWVSNDVFLAGYGAAQAMPGPLFTFAAFLGASMTQAPTGWLGGLLCLLAIFAPSFLLVMGALPFWESPRRSPRTQAALAGVNAAVVGLLLAALYQPVWTSAIFTAQDFGLALIGVVALMVWKLPPWLVVVGSGAAGWLLSLTV from the coding sequence TTGGCCCACTCCCCCACTGATCGCCCCACCCGCATCTGGGGAGTGTTCCTGATCTTCCTGCGTCTGGGCCTGACCTCCTTCGGCGGTCCCGTCGCGCATCTGGGCTATTTCAGGCACGAATTCGTGACCCGGCGCGGCTGGCTGAGCGAGCGCAGCTATGGGGATTTGGTCGCGCTGTGCCAGTTCCTGCCCGGCCCGGCCAGCAGCCAGGTGGGCATCGCGCTCGGCCTGTCGCGGGCCGGCTACGGCGGAGCGCTGGCGGCGTGGCTGGGGTTTACGCTGCCGTCCGCCGTCGTGCTGATCCTGTTTGCCCTGGGCATTGCCCAACACAGCACCGCCATCCCGCCCGGCGCGCTGCACGGCCTCAAGGTGGTGGCTGTCGCGGTGGTCGCCCAGGCCGTATGGGGCATGGCGCGCAACCTGTGTACCGACGCACCGCGCATCACCCTGATGCTACTCGCCGCCTGCGTGGCCCTGCTGCAAAGCTCTGCGTGGGGCCAGGTCGGGGTGATCAGCGCAGCGGCGGTGGCTGGCCTGCTGCTGTTCAAGCCCACACCGCCCGCCGCGCACGATGCGTTGCCCGTGACCATCAGCCGTCGTGCAGGGGCAATGTGGTTATCGCTGTTTGTGCTGGTGCTGGCCGGTCTGCCGATCCTGGCCCACTGGCTCCCCAACCCAGGCCTGGCGTTAACCGACGCCTTCTACCGCACCGGCGCGCTGGTATTTGGCGGCGGCCACGTGGTGCTGCCCCTGCTGCAAGCCGAAGTCGTGCCCACCGGCTGGGTCAGCAACGACGTGTTCCTGGCCGGCTACGGTGCCGCCCAAGCCATGCCCGGCCCCTTGTTCACCTTCGCGGCTTTCCTCGGGGCCTCCATGACCCAAGCCCCGACCGGCTGGCTCGGCGGCCTGCTCTGCCTGCTGGCGATCTTCGCACCGTCGTTTTTGCTGGTGATGGGCGCACTGCCCTTCTGGGAAAGCCCGCGCCGCAGCCCTCGCACCCAGGCCGCGCTGGCAGGCGTGAACGCCGCGGTGGTCGGCCTGTTGCTGGCGGCGTTGTATCAGCCGGTGTGGACCAGCGCGATCTTTACCGCCCAGGACTTCGGCCTGGCGCTGATTGGCGTGGTGGCGTTGATGGTGTGGAAGCTGCCACCGTGGCTGGTGGTGGTAGGAAGCGGCGCGGCGGGATGGTTATTGAGTCTTACGGTGTGA
- the tspO gene encoding tryptophan-rich sensory protein TspO, whose translation MTFFIFLLACAAAASTGVIFKPGAWYESLVKPGFTPPNWLFPVAWSIIYLLLAWAGYRLSLIPDSQPVLALWAAQIALNTLWTPVFFGAHQLLAGMLIIVLLWLTVAAMVVLAVRLDLITGLILFPYLAWLCVAAALNFSILRNNR comes from the coding sequence ATGACCTTCTTTATATTCCTCCTGGCTTGCGCCGCTGCCGCCAGCACCGGTGTCATTTTCAAGCCCGGTGCCTGGTACGAATCCCTGGTCAAGCCCGGCTTCACCCCGCCCAACTGGCTGTTCCCGGTGGCCTGGAGCATTATCTACCTGCTGTTGGCCTGGGCCGGTTACCGCTTGAGCCTGATCCCCGACAGCCAGCCGGTGCTGGCATTGTGGGCGGCGCAGATTGCGTTGAACACGCTGTGGACACCGGTATTTTTCGGTGCGCATCAGTTGCTCGCCGGTATGCTGATCATCGTGTTGTTGTGGCTCACCGTCGCCGCAATGGTGGTATTGGCCGTGCGCCTGGACCTGATTACCGGGCTGATCCTGTTCCCGTACCTGGCGTGGCTGTGCGTGGCGGCGGCGTTGAATTTCTCGATTTTGCGCAATAACCGCTGA
- a CDS encoding alpha/beta hydrolase fold domain-containing protein, with protein sequence MAHKPWPASAPELAQMRRFNQKLTWLPRFKIRNRVTPRLIQALLRVSQTLKRAPLAETQWVGAVPVRILRPSGRPKGVVLDIHGGGWVIGNAQMDDDLNLGLVNACEVAVVSVDYRLAVDTPIEGLMEDCLSAARWLLGDCAEFAGLPVIVVGESAGAHLAAATLLALKQWPDLLQRVSGAVLYYGVYDLTGTPSVRAAGPQTLLLDGPGMVDALRRLTPGLSDEQRRQPPLSPLYGDFSGLPPALMFVGALDPLKDDTLLIAERWGTVEAHLLPEAAHGFIHFPLAIAENVLAYSRAWVARRIAVAP encoded by the coding sequence ATGGCCCATAAACCCTGGCCCGCCAGTGCGCCTGAACTGGCTCAAATGCGCCGCTTCAACCAAAAGCTCACTTGGCTGCCGCGCTTCAAAATCCGCAATCGCGTGACACCGCGTTTGATTCAGGCGCTGTTGCGGGTCAGTCAAACGCTCAAGCGGGCGCCGCTGGCTGAGACTCAATGGGTGGGCGCAGTCCCCGTGCGTATCCTGCGGCCGAGCGGCAGGCCCAAGGGCGTGGTGCTGGATATCCATGGCGGCGGTTGGGTGATCGGCAATGCGCAGATGGATGATGACCTCAACCTGGGCCTGGTGAACGCGTGCGAGGTGGCGGTGGTGTCGGTGGATTATCGGCTGGCGGTCGATACACCGATAGAAGGGCTGATGGAGGATTGTTTGAGCGCCGCGCGCTGGCTGTTGGGTGACTGCGCGGAATTTGCCGGGTTGCCGGTGATTGTCGTGGGGGAATCGGCCGGTGCGCACTTGGCGGCGGCGACGTTGCTGGCATTGAAGCAGTGGCCGGATTTGCTCCAGCGCGTGAGCGGTGCGGTGTTGTATTACGGCGTCTATGATTTGACCGGCACTCCCAGCGTACGCGCGGCGGGCCCGCAGACGTTGTTGCTGGATGGGCCTGGCATGGTGGACGCGTTGCGCAGGCTGACCCCAGGCTTGAGCGATGAGCAGCGGCGACAGCCACCGTTGTCGCCGTTGTATGGCGACTTCAGCGGGTTGCCGCCGGCGTTGATGTTTGTGGGGGCATTGGACCCGCTCAAGGATGACACCCTGCTCATTGCTGAGCGCTGGGGGACGGTGGAAGCCCATCTGCTGCCGGAGGCGGCCCATGGGTTTATCCATTTTCCGTTGGCGATCGCCGAGAACGTACTGGCCTATAGCCGGGCGTGGGTCGCGCGCCGGATCGCTGTAGCACCGTAA
- a CDS encoding ABC transporter ATP-binding protein — MTVLSCTALGFKVREAQLLRDIHLQVQSGETLGIVGPNGSGKSTLLKLLAGLRAPASGEVHLGGERLGALSRRAIAQRLAVVEQQADTDDAIRVFDAVALGRTPWLSALSPWSSEDDRIVRQALHDVDATHLSQRAWRSLSGGERQRVHIARALAQRPQILLLDEPTNHLDIQHQLTILKGVQALPVTTLIALHDLNQALTCDRLAVLDHGRLVALGKPLEVLTPQRLQETFGVQAHYLTDPFDGAQILRLRSN; from the coding sequence ATGACAGTGCTGAGCTGCACGGCCCTGGGCTTCAAGGTGCGAGAGGCCCAGTTGCTGCGCGATATTCACCTGCAAGTCCAGTCGGGGGAAACCTTGGGTATCGTCGGGCCGAACGGCTCCGGCAAATCGACCCTGCTCAAACTGCTCGCCGGCTTGCGCGCACCGGCCAGCGGCGAGGTGCACCTGGGCGGTGAGCGTTTGGGCGCGCTGTCCCGCCGCGCCATCGCGCAGCGCCTGGCGGTGGTGGAACAACAGGCCGACACCGACGATGCCATCCGCGTATTCGACGCCGTGGCACTGGGCCGCACACCGTGGTTGTCGGCGCTGAGCCCGTGGTCCAGCGAAGACGATCGCATCGTGCGCCAGGCCCTGCACGACGTCGACGCCACCCACCTGAGCCAACGCGCCTGGCGCAGCCTCTCCGGCGGTGAGCGCCAACGCGTGCACATCGCCCGCGCCCTGGCGCAACGGCCACAGATCCTGTTGCTGGATGAGCCGACCAATCACCTGGACATCCAGCATCAACTGACGATCTTGAAAGGCGTGCAGGCGTTACCCGTCACCACCTTGATCGCCCTGCACGACCTCAACCAGGCACTGACCTGTGACCGCCTGGCCGTGCTGGATCATGGGCGATTGGTGGCACTGGGCAAACCGCTGGAGGTGCTGACGCCGCAACGCTTGCAGGAAACCTTCGGCGTGCAGGCGCATTACCTGACAGACCCATTCGACGGCGCGCAGATACTGCGGTTGCGCTCGAACTGA
- a CDS encoding FecCD family ABC transporter permease, with translation MSRTLLALALLLIAILAGVAIGETAIEPQVVLQVLANKLWAAGYALDPIDEGVVWNYRLTRTLVAAACGAGLATCGVILQSLLRNPLADPYLLGISAGASTGAVLVVLMGVGGGLISLSAGAFAGAMAAFALVILLARASGSSSGTGQIILAGIAGSQLFNALTAFLITKSASSEQARGILFWLLGNLSGVRWSSVWLAVPVAVAGLAVCLWHRRALDAFTFGSDSAASLGIPVRRVQFVLVGCAALVTAVMVSIVGSIGFVGLVIPHAARLLLGTGHSRLLPASALGGALFLITADVLSRTLIKGQVIPVGVVTALVGAPVFALILIGRRNAR, from the coding sequence ATGAGCAGAACGCTCCTCGCCCTGGCGCTGCTGTTGATCGCCATACTGGCCGGCGTAGCCATCGGCGAAACCGCCATCGAGCCGCAGGTAGTGCTCCAGGTGTTGGCCAATAAACTGTGGGCCGCCGGCTACGCGCTGGACCCTATCGACGAAGGCGTGGTGTGGAACTATCGCCTCACTCGCACGCTGGTCGCCGCCGCCTGCGGTGCGGGGCTGGCCACATGCGGGGTGATTCTGCAGTCGTTGTTGCGCAACCCCTTGGCCGACCCTTACCTGCTTGGCATCAGCGCCGGTGCCTCGACCGGCGCGGTGCTGGTGGTGCTGATGGGGGTCGGCGGTGGCTTGATCTCGCTGTCCGCCGGCGCCTTTGCCGGGGCGATGGCGGCGTTTGCACTGGTGATTTTGCTCGCCCGGGCCAGCGGGTCGTCGAGCGGCACCGGCCAGATCATCCTGGCAGGCATCGCCGGTTCGCAGCTGTTCAACGCGCTGACCGCGTTCCTGATCACCAAGTCCGCCAGCTCCGAACAGGCGCGCGGCATCCTGTTCTGGTTGCTGGGTAATCTCAGCGGCGTGCGTTGGTCGTCGGTGTGGCTGGCGGTACCGGTGGCCGTCGCGGGGTTGGCGGTGTGCCTGTGGCACCGCCGCGCACTGGATGCATTCACCTTCGGCAGCGACTCGGCGGCGTCCCTCGGCATCCCGGTGCGCCGCGTGCAATTTGTGCTGGTGGGCTGCGCGGCGTTGGTCACCGCGGTGATGGTGTCGATTGTCGGCTCCATTGGTTTTGTCGGCCTGGTCATCCCCCACGCCGCACGCCTGTTGCTCGGTACCGGGCACTCACGCCTGCTGCCGGCCAGCGCCTTGGGAGGCGCATTGTTTTTGATTACAGCCGATGTGCTGTCACGCACCTTGATCAAGGGCCAGGTCATTCCGGTGGGCGTGGTCACCGCACTCGTCGGCGCGCCGGTATTTGCGCTGATCCTGATCGGCCGGAGGAATGCGCGATGA